A window of the Microbacterium sp. LWH13-1.2 genome harbors these coding sequences:
- a CDS encoding molybdenum cofactor guanylyltransferase, whose translation MTAASAAASAAASAAASAAASAADASAADMSRATAAIILAGGRASRLDGAAKPLLEVGGRTLLDRVVAAVTGCDPIIIVGPPTPVHGEVVWTRETPEFGGPVAGIAAGLARTESADVFVLAADLPNAEEAVALLRRHPPLASGEDGVCLTDDSGRMQWLIGLYRTDALRRAVAALPDGGRDASIRSLLAGLTIVAVPAGGLATDVDTWDDLERARATAQALTRNGTDADADADHDNGTDAPRGSAPNEETT comes from the coding sequence GTGACCGCAGCAAGCGCCGCAGCAAGCGCCGCAGCAAGCGCCGCAGCAAGCGCCGCAGCAAGCGCCGCCGACGCGAGCGCCGCCGACATGAGCCGCGCAACCGCGGCGATCATCCTCGCGGGCGGGCGGGCGTCTCGACTCGACGGTGCCGCCAAGCCGCTGCTCGAAGTCGGCGGTCGCACGCTGCTCGATCGGGTGGTCGCGGCCGTCACAGGCTGCGACCCCATCATCATCGTCGGTCCGCCGACACCCGTGCACGGCGAAGTCGTCTGGACCCGCGAGACCCCCGAGTTCGGCGGCCCGGTCGCCGGCATCGCGGCCGGACTCGCACGCACCGAGAGCGCTGACGTGTTCGTGCTGGCGGCCGACCTGCCGAACGCCGAAGAGGCGGTCGCGCTGCTGCGTCGGCATCCGCCCCTCGCCAGCGGCGAAGACGGCGTCTGCCTGACCGACGACTCCGGACGGATGCAGTGGCTGATCGGGCTCTATCGCACCGACGCGCTGCGCCGAGCTGTCGCCGCCCTCCCCGACGGCGGCCGAGACGCATCCATCCGTTCGCTGCTCGCGGGCCTCACCATCGTCGCGGTGCCGGCGGGAGGCCTGGCGACGGACGTCGACACGTGGGACGATCTCGAACGAGCCCGCGCCACGGCCCAGGCGCTCACCCGCAACGGCACCGACGCCGACGCAGACGCCGACCACGACAACGGCACCGACGCCCCGCGTGGCAGCGCACCGAACGAGGAGACGACATGA
- a CDS encoding LLM class flavin-dependent oxidoreductase, whose protein sequence is MTSTALSVLDLVPVRTGQTSAEAISSSLDLAATADRLGYRRYWFAEHHNMPAVASTTPPVLIAAAAMRTTKIRLGSGGVMLPNHAPLIVAEQFAALEAIAPGRIDLGLGRAPGSDPVITQLLRGSGTTSDVEQFPRNVQDIAALLSGDGATVRFTSGGEYTVNATPAATGSPEVWLLGSSDYSAQLAASHGLPYVFANHFSGQGLERALDLYRTGYQPSEEHPEPRTFLTVNVVASPTQEEAEARALPQLRMMSRLRLNKPLTALETVEEALAAEPNAATDQVVEAARSRWFVGTGESVAEEVRAFATKWGVDEVMLSPVAGAYESEPRDSAAGRAQTLELVAAAL, encoded by the coding sequence ATGACTTCCACCGCGCTCTCCGTCCTCGACCTCGTCCCTGTTCGCACCGGCCAGACCAGTGCCGAGGCGATCTCCTCCTCCCTCGATCTCGCCGCGACCGCCGACCGCCTCGGCTATCGCCGCTACTGGTTCGCCGAGCACCACAACATGCCGGCCGTGGCATCCACCACTCCCCCGGTGCTGATCGCCGCCGCCGCGATGCGCACGACGAAGATCCGTCTGGGATCCGGCGGTGTCATGCTGCCCAACCACGCTCCGCTGATCGTCGCCGAGCAGTTCGCCGCGCTCGAGGCGATCGCGCCCGGACGCATCGACCTCGGCCTCGGACGCGCTCCCGGCAGCGACCCGGTCATCACTCAGCTGCTGCGCGGGTCGGGAACGACGAGCGACGTCGAGCAGTTCCCCCGCAACGTCCAGGACATCGCTGCTCTCCTCTCTGGCGACGGCGCGACCGTGCGCTTCACGTCGGGTGGGGAGTACACGGTGAACGCGACGCCCGCCGCCACCGGCAGCCCCGAGGTCTGGCTGCTCGGATCGAGCGACTACTCCGCCCAGCTCGCGGCATCGCACGGGCTGCCCTACGTCTTCGCGAACCACTTCTCGGGCCAGGGCCTCGAGCGCGCGCTCGACCTGTACCGCACCGGCTACCAGCCGAGCGAGGAGCACCCCGAGCCCCGCACCTTCCTGACGGTCAACGTCGTGGCCTCGCCCACCCAGGAGGAGGCCGAGGCCCGCGCGCTCCCCCAGCTGCGCATGATGTCGCGCCTGCGTCTGAACAAGCCACTGACCGCACTCGAGACGGTCGAAGAGGCACTGGCCGCCGAGCCGAATGCCGCGACCGACCAGGTCGTCGAAGCCGCACGCTCCCGCTGGTTCGTCGGAACGGGCGAATCCGTCGCCGAAGAGGTGCGCGCGTTCGCGACGAAGTGGGGCGTCGACGAGGTCATGCTGTCGCCCGTCGCGGGAGCCTACGAATCCGAGCCGCGCGACTCCGCCGCCGGCCGCGCCCAGACGCTGGAGCTCGTCGCCGCGGCGCTCTGA
- a CDS encoding MerR family transcriptional regulator, with product MAGRDPSMPVYGIAVAAQLSGVPEASLRLFEAKGLVTPARSDGGTRRYSDDDLERIRRVTGLRVEGINIVGIRRVLDLEDENAGLRDELADGGD from the coding sequence ATGGCTGGTCGTGATCCGAGCATGCCGGTGTACGGCATCGCCGTCGCCGCCCAGCTGAGCGGCGTCCCCGAGGCCAGCCTGCGTCTGTTCGAGGCGAAGGGTCTCGTCACTCCTGCGCGCAGCGACGGGGGTACCCGTCGCTACAGCGACGATGACCTCGAACGCATCCGCCGTGTGACGGGTCTGCGCGTCGAGGGGATCAACATCGTCGGCATCCGGCGCGTGCTCGATCTCGAGGACGAGAACGCCGGGCTCCGCGACGAACTCGCCGACGGCGGGGACTGA
- a CDS encoding Hsp20/alpha crystallin family protein, producing MAMSFDPFSQLDRFAASVLDSVRAPRLMPVDLYRDGDRYVLHADLPGIDPGSIDVDLDGGQLTIRAQRTADGREGVRWLARERGSGSFLRQFSLGDGVDLDAISASYESGVLSVIIPVSERAKPRKIEVESSDNRQSIAA from the coding sequence ATGGCCATGTCCTTCGATCCGTTCAGTCAGCTCGACCGCTTCGCTGCGAGCGTGCTGGACTCCGTCCGCGCACCGCGTCTCATGCCGGTGGACCTCTACCGCGACGGCGACAGGTACGTCCTGCACGCCGATCTTCCCGGCATCGATCCGGGCTCGATCGACGTCGACCTCGACGGCGGCCAGCTCACCATCCGCGCGCAGCGCACTGCCGACGGCCGCGAAGGCGTCCGCTGGCTCGCCCGCGAGCGTGGATCAGGCTCGTTCCTCCGTCAGTTCTCGCTCGGCGATGGAGTGGACCTCGACGCGATCAGCGCCTCGTATGAGAGCGGCGTGCTCTCGGTGATCATCCCGGTCAGCGAGCGCGCGAAGCCCCGCAAGATCGAGGTCGAGTCGAGCGACAACCGACAGTCGATCGCTGCCTGA
- the glp gene encoding gephyrin-like molybdotransferase Glp, translated as MRHATSLAPAAMLTVEEQQAKVLAATRPLGAESVPIALAAGRTLADDVRARVDVPLFDNSAMDGYVVIFADVEAATAEHPAELRVIADLPAGSSEEPELRPGLAARIMTGAPVPRTATVVVPFEHTRDGLQTWNAPAIVTTAPAREGAHIRRRGEELRAGAVVAPAGTVLGPLQLTAIAATGIDTVQVRRRPRVAVISTGTELAAPGADLARGQIPESNSVLLASMCAEAGADVISVDTVTDEDAAFTALVDRALRAGRVDVVVTSGGVSAGAHEVVKNVLRDRIEFVAVAMQPGRPQAFGRIDDALIFGLPGNPASVAASFEAFVRPALLALQGREPVQRPMLRLATTAGWRSPAGRQQYVPVTLDRSDPAAWAVHPAAADGSSGAHLAAGLARADAYAVVPAEVSTVVAGDHVDVMLLS; from the coding sequence ATGCGCCACGCCACCTCCCTCGCTCCTGCTGCCATGCTGACGGTCGAGGAGCAGCAGGCGAAGGTGTTGGCCGCCACCCGACCGCTCGGCGCAGAGTCGGTGCCGATCGCGCTGGCCGCCGGCCGCACCCTCGCGGACGACGTGCGCGCCCGGGTCGATGTGCCGCTGTTCGACAACTCCGCGATGGACGGATACGTCGTCATCTTCGCCGACGTCGAGGCAGCGACGGCCGAGCACCCCGCCGAATTACGCGTCATCGCCGACCTGCCAGCGGGTTCGTCCGAGGAGCCCGAGCTGCGTCCGGGGCTGGCCGCTCGGATCATGACCGGCGCTCCCGTGCCCCGCACGGCGACCGTCGTCGTGCCCTTCGAACACACCCGTGACGGGCTGCAGACCTGGAACGCCCCGGCCATCGTGACCACGGCCCCTGCCCGCGAGGGCGCTCACATCCGCCGCCGCGGAGAGGAACTGCGCGCCGGTGCAGTCGTCGCTCCGGCGGGCACCGTGCTCGGGCCGCTGCAGCTGACGGCCATCGCGGCCACGGGCATCGACACCGTGCAAGTGCGTCGCCGCCCCCGGGTCGCCGTGATCTCGACGGGCACCGAGCTCGCCGCCCCCGGCGCAGACCTGGCCCGAGGGCAGATCCCCGAGTCGAACTCGGTGCTGCTCGCGTCGATGTGCGCCGAGGCGGGCGCCGACGTCATCTCTGTCGACACGGTGACCGACGAGGATGCCGCCTTCACAGCCCTCGTCGACCGTGCGCTGCGCGCCGGCCGCGTCGATGTCGTGGTCACCTCGGGCGGCGTCAGCGCCGGCGCCCACGAGGTCGTCAAGAACGTGCTGCGCGATCGCATCGAGTTCGTCGCGGTCGCCATGCAGCCCGGCAGACCGCAGGCGTTCGGACGAATAGACGACGCGCTGATCTTCGGCCTGCCGGGCAATCCGGCGAGCGTCGCCGCCTCGTTCGAGGCGTTCGTGCGCCCGGCACTGCTCGCTCTCCAGGGGCGTGAGCCGGTGCAGCGCCCGATGCTGCGTCTCGCGACCACGGCCGGGTGGCGCAGCCCGGCAGGGCGACAGCAGTATGTGCCGGTGACCCTCGACCGATCCGACCCCGCCGCCTGGGCGGTGCACCCGGCAGCCGCCGACGGGTCGTCCGGCGCGCACCTCGCCGCAGGACTCGCCAGAGCGGATGCCTACGCCGTCGTGCCCGCCGAGGTCTCGACGGTGGTCGCCGGTGACCACGTCGACGTGATGCTGCTCTCGTGA
- a CDS encoding methyltransferase: MSTTKTLSLWVAYGTNGVVGSIRHDDGGYTVVMAGADAATGTYPNLESAKGALHSHMLPGSGWPMFREH; this comes from the coding sequence ATGAGCACGACCAAGACTCTGTCCCTCTGGGTGGCGTACGGCACGAACGGAGTCGTCGGCAGCATCCGACACGATGACGGGGGATACACCGTCGTCATGGCCGGAGCGGATGCCGCGACGGGCACGTACCCGAACCTGGAATCGGCCAAGGGTGCGCTGCATTCGCACATGCTGCCAGGCAGCGGCTGGCCGATGTTCCGCGAGCACTGA
- a CDS encoding MFS transporter translates to MSQITGRSSVDTHAVTLTRRPGRWIDGWNPEDATFWAAEGKAIATRNLGWSIFAEFLGFIIWQLWSIVVVLLPAAGFTLSTTESFWLISLPSLVGATLRFPYTFLVARFGGRNWTIVSALLLLIPAILLGVVVQDPETPFGVLLVVAALAGFGGGNFASSMANITYFFPQKEKGWALGLNAAGGNLGTSVAQLAVPIVVSVTAAFTVNLSLAGWMWVPLILVAVWGAWRHMDNLSSAKADFAGAAAALREPHLWVLSLLYIGTFGSFIGFSSVFPKLIADTFPEFSTFQIGSASLSLAFLGALVGSLARPYGGKLADRLGGARMTIAAFSLMIVGALSLLVTLEADSFALFLGCFLLLFIAAGVGNGATYRMIPNVFAARGAATAGDALAVSTQRKGAAALGLISAIGAYGGFVIPQVLAAAKSGTGSYAPAFGGFVAAYVVLLLITIFVYVIPRASLAGHRI, encoded by the coding sequence ATGTCCCAGATCACCGGAAGAAGCAGCGTCGACACCCACGCCGTGACCCTCACGCGTCGTCCTGGCCGGTGGATCGACGGGTGGAATCCCGAGGATGCGACGTTCTGGGCCGCCGAGGGCAAGGCGATCGCCACACGCAACCTCGGGTGGTCGATCTTCGCCGAGTTCCTCGGCTTCATCATCTGGCAGCTCTGGAGCATCGTCGTCGTGCTGCTTCCCGCCGCCGGCTTCACTCTGAGCACCACGGAATCGTTCTGGCTGATCTCGCTGCCCAGCCTCGTCGGCGCGACGCTGCGGTTCCCGTACACGTTCCTCGTCGCCCGTTTCGGTGGGCGCAACTGGACCATCGTCTCGGCGCTGCTGCTGCTCATCCCGGCGATCCTGCTCGGCGTCGTCGTGCAGGACCCCGAGACCCCGTTCGGCGTGCTGCTCGTGGTGGCGGCACTGGCCGGCTTCGGCGGCGGCAACTTCGCGAGCTCGATGGCGAACATCACCTACTTCTTCCCGCAGAAGGAGAAGGGATGGGCGCTCGGGCTCAACGCCGCCGGCGGAAACCTGGGCACCTCGGTCGCCCAGCTCGCGGTGCCGATCGTCGTCTCGGTCACCGCCGCGTTCACGGTCAACCTCTCGCTCGCGGGCTGGATGTGGGTGCCGCTGATCCTCGTGGCCGTCTGGGGCGCATGGCGCCACATGGACAACCTGTCGTCCGCCAAGGCCGACTTCGCGGGGGCCGCCGCGGCCCTCCGCGAACCCCACCTGTGGGTGCTGTCGCTGCTCTACATCGGCACCTTCGGATCGTTCATCGGCTTCTCCAGCGTCTTCCCGAAGCTCATCGCCGACACGTTCCCCGAGTTCTCGACGTTCCAGATCGGCAGTGCGTCACTGTCGCTCGCGTTCCTCGGCGCTCTGGTCGGCTCGCTCGCCCGCCCCTACGGCGGAAAGCTCGCCGACCGTCTCGGCGGAGCACGGATGACGATCGCCGCGTTCTCGCTCATGATCGTCGGGGCGCTCTCGCTGCTGGTCACCCTGGAGGCGGACAGCTTCGCCCTCTTCCTCGGATGCTTCCTGCTGCTGTTCATCGCGGCGGGCGTCGGCAACGGGGCGACCTACCGGATGATCCCCAACGTCTTCGCAGCCCGGGGCGCCGCGACCGCAGGCGACGCGCTCGCGGTCAGCACCCAGCGCAAAGGCGCGGCCGCCCTCGGTCTGATCTCGGCGATCGGAGCCTACGGCGGATTCGTGATCCCGCAGGTGCTCGCCGCCGCGAAGAGCGGCACGGGCTCGTACGCACCGGCCTTCGGCGGATTCGTCGCCGCCTACGTCGTGCTGCTCCTGATCACGATCTTCGTCTACGTCATTCCGCGGGCTTCCCTCGCCGGACACCGGATCTGA
- a CDS encoding YbjQ family protein — translation MPIRLALVLRIGAGAWHDVLMFMVTTNDIPGYRITQVLGEVMGLTVRSTDFGQGFTAGFRSLGGGEIPEFTQVMYEARQVVMQRMWAEAQQRGGNAIVAMRFDAGSIANFTEICAYGTAVVVEPLAPVAQSQPPQPPVA, via the coding sequence GTGCCGATTCGTCTCGCGCTGGTACTCCGCATCGGTGCCGGGGCATGGCACGATGTCCTCATGTTCATGGTGACGACGAACGACATCCCGGGTTATCGCATCACTCAGGTGCTGGGGGAGGTCATGGGACTGACGGTGCGCTCGACCGACTTCGGGCAGGGGTTCACCGCCGGGTTCCGCTCGCTCGGCGGCGGTGAGATCCCCGAGTTCACGCAGGTCATGTACGAGGCGCGGCAGGTCGTGATGCAGCGCATGTGGGCCGAGGCTCAGCAGCGCGGCGGCAACGCGATCGTGGCGATGCGCTTCGATGCAGGCTCGATCGCGAACTTCACCGAGATCTGCGCCTACGGCACGGCCGTGGTGGTCGAACCGCTCGCGCCGGTCGCGCAGTCTCAGCCGCCGCAGCCTCCGGTCGCCTGA
- a CDS encoding helix-turn-helix transcriptional regulator, which translates to MSPAENDDELTGIHCRLDELLAARGMTLTELSARVGVSIVNLSVLKNDRARAIRYSTLRAICDALDCEVGDLLVLA; encoded by the coding sequence GTGAGCCCGGCGGAGAACGACGACGAGCTCACCGGCATCCACTGCCGTCTCGACGAACTGCTCGCCGCGCGAGGGATGACGCTGACCGAGCTGAGCGCCCGCGTGGGCGTGAGCATCGTGAATCTGTCGGTGCTGAAGAACGACAGGGCCAGGGCCATCCGGTACTCGACCCTGCGCGCGATCTGCGACGCGCTCGACTGCGAGGTCGGCGACCTGCTCGTACTCGCCTGA
- a CDS encoding DUF2795 domain-containing protein — translation MHNPAALDRFLRGMEYPATRDDLLREAARDGLGSDDRAVLARLPEQSFSAAWHIRYHLARHALAEEFSPSASSSLAAA, via the coding sequence ATGCACAACCCCGCTGCACTCGACCGCTTCCTGCGCGGGATGGAGTACCCGGCGACGCGCGACGACCTGCTGCGCGAAGCAGCCCGTGACGGTCTCGGCTCCGACGATCGAGCGGTGCTCGCTCGGCTTCCCGAGCAGAGCTTCAGCGCGGCCTGGCACATCCGCTACCACCTCGCACGCCACGCTCTGGCCGAGGAGTTCTCGCCGTCGGCATCCTCCTCCCTCGCCGCAGCGTGA
- a CDS encoding DUF6457 domain-containing protein, translating into MTDSPQHLPVEALEEWTTAACAALEIDRESVDIALLLDLARDVAHGVARPAAPLSAYLAGLAAGRAGGSREDTAAAAAAITALAATWRADDRVS; encoded by the coding sequence ATGACAGACAGCCCGCAGCACCTTCCGGTCGAGGCCCTCGAGGAGTGGACCACCGCTGCCTGCGCAGCCCTCGAGATCGACCGCGAGTCGGTCGACATCGCCCTTCTCCTCGACCTCGCCCGTGACGTCGCGCACGGCGTCGCCCGCCCCGCCGCACCACTCAGCGCCTACCTCGCCGGCCTCGCCGCAGGGCGTGCCGGCGGCAGCCGTGAGGACACCGCCGCAGCAGCCGCAGCGATCACCGCACTCGCCGCGACCTGGCGCGCCGACGACCGGGTTTCCTGA
- a CDS encoding dicarboxylate/amino acid:cation symporter yields MSTTVRATKAPDTRGPVRKLLTSFGFQILAALVLGIAAGLIARQLGATADSPNGLSATLDTIGSSYVTLLRTAVVPLIFTAIVASISNLRRVQNAARLAGQTLLWFAITAFIAVTIGIVLGLVIQPGSRAGDGLEPSDPYTVGTWWNFLLGLIPQNFLGLSVSTNPGAAEGTFSSSVNFNILQIIVIAVAVGIAALKAGKKAEPFLAFTESLLKVIQRVLWWIIRIAPLGTFGLIGAAVVKYGWEKLASLGWFAIAVYIGLALVLFVVYPILVKTNGLSITQYFSGVWPAVQLAFVSRSSIGTLPLTERVTERNLGVPRSYASFAVPFGATTKMDGCAAIYPAIAAIFVAQFFGIELNLVQYLLIVLVSVVGSAATAGTTGATVMLTLTLSTLGLPLEGVGLLLAIDPILDMGRTAVNVAGQALVPTIVAKREGILDEELYNAPREGLPFADDSDDDEAPEADASASEKEPAGTR; encoded by the coding sequence ATGAGCACCACCGTCCGCGCCACGAAGGCGCCAGACACCCGCGGACCCGTCCGGAAGCTGCTGACGTCATTCGGCTTCCAGATCCTCGCAGCCCTCGTCCTCGGCATCGCCGCAGGTCTCATCGCCCGCCAGCTGGGCGCCACGGCAGACAGCCCCAACGGCCTCTCGGCCACGCTCGACACGATCGGCAGCTCGTACGTCACGCTGCTGCGCACCGCCGTCGTGCCGCTGATCTTCACCGCGATCGTCGCCAGCATCTCGAACCTGCGACGCGTGCAGAACGCCGCGCGTCTCGCCGGTCAGACCCTGCTCTGGTTCGCCATCACCGCGTTCATCGCCGTGACCATCGGCATCGTCCTGGGCCTCGTCATCCAGCCCGGTTCGCGCGCCGGCGACGGACTCGAGCCGAGCGACCCCTACACGGTGGGCACGTGGTGGAACTTCCTCCTCGGCCTGATCCCGCAGAACTTCCTCGGACTCAGCGTCAGCACCAACCCCGGCGCCGCCGAGGGCACGTTCTCGTCGAGCGTGAACTTCAACATCCTGCAGATCATCGTGATCGCGGTCGCCGTGGGCATCGCGGCGCTCAAGGCCGGCAAGAAGGCCGAGCCGTTCCTCGCGTTCACCGAGTCGCTGCTCAAGGTCATCCAGCGGGTGCTGTGGTGGATCATCCGCATCGCCCCGCTCGGCACCTTCGGCCTGATCGGTGCGGCGGTCGTCAAGTACGGCTGGGAGAAGCTCGCGTCGCTCGGCTGGTTCGCGATCGCCGTCTACATCGGCCTCGCTCTCGTGCTCTTCGTCGTCTACCCGATCCTCGTCAAGACGAACGGCCTCTCGATCACGCAGTACTTCTCGGGCGTGTGGCCCGCCGTGCAGCTGGCCTTCGTCAGCCGCTCGTCGATCGGCACCCTGCCCCTCACCGAGCGCGTCACCGAGCGCAACCTGGGCGTGCCCCGCTCGTACGCCTCGTTCGCCGTGCCGTTCGGCGCGACGACCAAGATGGACGGCTGCGCCGCGATCTACCCTGCCATCGCCGCGATCTTCGTCGCGCAGTTCTTCGGCATCGAGCTGAACCTCGTGCAGTACCTGCTGATCGTGCTCGTCTCGGTCGTCGGCTCCGCCGCCACCGCAGGCACCACGGGCGCGACGGTCATGCTCACGCTGACGCTGTCGACGCTGGGCCTGCCGCTCGAGGGCGTCGGCCTGCTGCTCGCGATCGACCCGATCCTCGACATGGGCCGCACCGCGGTCAACGTCGCGGGCCAGGCGCTCGTGCCGACGATCGTCGCCAAGCGCGAGGGCATCCTCGACGAGGAGCTCTACAACGCCCCGCGCGAGGGCCTGCCCTTCGCCGACGACTCCGACGACGACGAGGCACCCGAGGCGGATGCCTCAGCATCCGAGAAGGAGCCGGCCGGCACTCGCTGA
- a CDS encoding cation:proton antiporter, with the protein MDAEIFYVLVGAVVVAAIARWRGWPAPLLVTVVALAASFLPFVPEVEIDGHLLLNLVLPPLLYSAALDVSFVGFKRSLPQIRRLGVTLVLLTAVAVGLVAWWILPSLTLPGALLLGAIVAPPDAVSAAAIGRKLGLPRRIMTVLSGESLINDATSLTLYRVFAAIIAGATLTVWDGIWQFLLAVGVGVAVGLVFGIVLHQLRMRISDPVVIGTFGLLAPFGAYAIAEHLLGSGVLAVVAMGLYVGYNSPRTDYTTRQQEAPLWLSADLLLESFVFAYIGLQFPRVLSDLGGEEVGRILMLSGVVLLVVLLVRPLYVYPANGWANFQDRKRLERWDRTVESGAFDERRRDSKRWKQYSAEELRSKIVRDRMAGLQLTWKDNAVISWAGMRGVVTLATALAAADLAALDTEPSHAIVVVAYVVTLGTLLLQGLTLPLLIRSLGIASDVDDEEDERAIADVKAKSREAGKAFLAAKRDEWVDKYGSVDIGVFDAFTKRMTRVEKAADEAQEVEEAVTRPSYEDLAALTRGWLQVRRDILLAERDAGNLDEEVMRELMAAMDAEELALDTRAATRLQGRA; encoded by the coding sequence ATGGATGCCGAGATCTTCTACGTGCTCGTCGGTGCTGTCGTCGTGGCGGCGATCGCCCGATGGCGCGGATGGCCGGCTCCGCTGCTCGTCACGGTGGTCGCGCTCGCGGCATCCTTCCTGCCGTTCGTTCCCGAGGTCGAGATCGACGGGCACCTGCTGCTGAACCTCGTGCTGCCGCCGCTGCTGTATTCGGCGGCGCTCGACGTGTCGTTCGTGGGCTTCAAGCGCAGCCTGCCGCAGATCCGGCGCCTCGGCGTCACCCTCGTGCTGCTCACGGCTGTCGCCGTGGGCCTGGTGGCGTGGTGGATCCTGCCGTCGCTGACCCTGCCGGGCGCGCTGCTGCTCGGTGCCATCGTGGCACCGCCCGATGCGGTCTCGGCCGCGGCCATCGGCCGCAAGCTCGGGCTTCCGCGCCGCATCATGACGGTGCTGTCGGGAGAGAGCCTGATCAACGATGCGACCTCGCTGACCCTCTATCGCGTGTTCGCGGCGATCATCGCCGGGGCGACCCTGACCGTCTGGGACGGCATCTGGCAGTTCCTGCTCGCGGTCGGCGTCGGCGTCGCGGTCGGACTCGTCTTCGGCATCGTGCTGCACCAGCTGCGCATGCGCATCAGCGACCCGGTCGTGATCGGCACCTTCGGGCTGCTCGCACCGTTCGGCGCATATGCGATCGCCGAGCACCTGCTCGGCTCGGGCGTGCTCGCGGTCGTCGCGATGGGCCTGTACGTCGGATACAACTCGCCCCGCACCGACTACACGACCCGTCAGCAGGAGGCGCCCCTCTGGCTCTCGGCCGACCTGCTGCTCGAGAGCTTCGTGTTCGCCTACATCGGCCTGCAGTTCCCGCGCGTGCTCAGCGACCTCGGCGGCGAGGAGGTCGGTCGCATCCTGATGCTGTCGGGTGTCGTGCTGCTCGTCGTCTTGCTCGTACGGCCGCTCTACGTGTACCCGGCGAACGGGTGGGCGAACTTCCAAGACCGCAAACGGTTGGAACGCTGGGATCGAACGGTCGAGTCCGGAGCCTTCGACGAGCGCCGCCGCGACTCGAAACGCTGGAAGCAGTACAGCGCCGAAGAGCTGCGCTCCAAGATCGTGCGCGACCGCATGGCAGGACTGCAGCTGACCTGGAAGGACAACGCCGTCATCTCGTGGGCGGGCATGCGCGGTGTGGTGACGCTGGCGACCGCGCTCGCCGCAGCCGATCTCGCTGCGCTCGACACCGAGCCGTCGCACGCGATCGTCGTCGTCGCCTACGTCGTGACCCTCGGCACGCTGCTCCTGCAGGGCCTGACCCTGCCGCTGCTGATCCGCAGTCTCGGCATCGCCAGCGACGTCGATGACGAAGAGGACGAGCGCGCGATCGCCGATGTCAAGGCCAAGAGCCGCGAGGCGGGCAAGGCCTTCCTCGCGGCGAAGCGCGATGAGTGGGTCGACAAGTACGGCAGCGTCGACATCGGCGTCTTCGATGCCTTCACCAAGCGCATGACCCGGGTCGAGAAGGCCGCAGACGAGGCGCAGGAGGTCGAGGAGGCGGTGACCCGCCCCTCGTACGAAGACCTCGCAGCGCTCACCCGCGGGTGGCTGCAGGTGCGCCGTGACATCCTCCTCGCAGAGCGAGACGCCGGCAACCTCGACGAGGAGGTCATGCGCGAGCTGATGGCCGCGATGGATGCCGAGGAGCTCGCCCTCGACACCCGCGCCGCCACGCGTCTGCAGGGTCGCGCGTAG